From Bombus huntii isolate Logan2020A chromosome 4, iyBomHunt1.1, whole genome shotgun sequence, one genomic window encodes:
- the LOC126864387 gene encoding N6-adenosine-methyltransferase non-catalytic subunit, giving the protein MLQTLRERSQKRKKLLAQTLGVSSVDELRQILGTDVDDTQKKKLKSVSEKSENGVKDLKGETGPTDEIVYKDSSTFLKGTQSSNPHNDYCQHFIDTGQRPQNFIRDVGLADRFEEYPKLRELIKLKDDLIAETATPPMYLKTDLLTYNLKELNCKFDVILIEPPLEEYQRTCGATNVQLWNWDQIMELDIGEVAANRSFVFLWCGSSDGLDMGRFCLRKWGFRRCEDICWIRTNINNPGHSKNLDSKAVLQRTKEHCLMGIKGTVRRSTDGDFIHANVDIDLIISEEPEYGSIEKPVEIFHIIEHFCLGRRRLHLFGRDSTIRPGWLTVGPELTNTNFNADLYTSYFANGQITTGCTERIEALRPKSPPPKGKVAGRGRGGFTRGRGRGR; this is encoded by the exons ATGCTTCAGACTCTACGCGAACGTTCGCAAAAACGCAAGAAGTTGCTCGCTCAGACG TTAGGTGTTTCGAGCGTAGACGAGTTGCGGCAAATTCTTGGAACTGATGTCGACGATACGCagaagaaaaaattgaaatcggTATCAGAGAAATCGGAGAACGGAGTGAAAGATTTAAAAGGTGAGACAGGTCCGACCGACGAAATCGTTTACAAAGACTCGTCAACATTTTTAAAG gGAACACAATCGTCGAATCCGCATAATGACTACTGTCAACATTTCATTGATACGGGTCAGCGACCTCAAAATTTCATTAGGGACGTGGGTCTGGCGGACAGATTCGAGGAATACCCGAAACTGCGGGAGCTGATCAAGTTGAAAGATGATTTAATCGCTGAAACCGCAACACCTCCCATGTACCTAAAAACTGACCTGCTTACGTACAATTTGAAGGAACTGAATTGCAAGTTCGATGTAATTTTGATCGAACCCCCTTTGGAAGAGTACCAACGCACCTGCGGCGCTACAAACGTGCAACTTTGGAATTGGGATCAG ATAATGGAATTGGATATCGGCGAAGTGGCGGCCAATCGGAGCTTCGTGTTTCTGTGGTGCGGCAGTAGCGATGGACTAGATATGGGACGTTTCTGTCTTCGAAAATGGGGCTTTAGACGATGCGAAGACATATGCTGGATTCGCACCAACATTAATAACCCGGGGCACAGTAAAAACCTAGATAGCAAGGCCGTACTTCAGAGAACCAAAGAGCACTGCCTAATGGGTATCAAGGGGACCGTCAGACGATCCACGGATGGAGATTTCATTCATGCAAACGTCGATATTGATTTGATCATTTCGGAGGAGCCCGAATATGGTTCTATAGAAAAGCCTGTCGAGATTTTTCATATAATCGAACACTTCTGTCTCGGCAGACGACG ACTGCATTTGTTCGGTCGAGACAGTACTATTCGACCAGGCTGGCTTACTGTAGGCCCTGAGCTAACCAACACGAATTTTAACGCAGACCTCTATACTAGTTACTTTGCCAACGGTCAAATCACCACTGGTTGTACAGAACGTATCGAAGCTCTCAGACCAAAGTCTCCACCGCCAAAGGGAAAAGTCGCCGGTCGAGGTAGAGGCGGTTTCACTCGAGGACGTGGTAGAGGAAGGTAA